A portion of the Manihot esculenta cultivar AM560-2 chromosome 2, M.esculenta_v8, whole genome shotgun sequence genome contains these proteins:
- the LOC110609479 gene encoding cullin-1 isoform X1, producing MERRTIDLDQGWDFMQKGITKLKRILEGSLEQFNSEEYMMLYTTIYNMCTQKPPHDYSQQLYDKYREAFEDYINSIVLPSLREKHDEFMLRELVKRWSNHKLMVRWLSRFFHYLDRYFIARRSLPALNEVGLTCFRDLVYQEVNEKAKDAVIVLIDKEREGEQIDRASLKNVLDIFVEIGMGAMDRYEEDFEAHMLQDTGAYYSRKASNWILEDSCPDYMLKAEECLKKERDRVSHYLHSSSEPNLVEKVQHELLVVYANQLLEKEHSGCHVLLQDDKVEDLSRMYRLYYKIPKGLEPVATVFKKHITAEGTIFVQQAEDAASSQAANGGVQEQVLIRKIIELHDKYMAYVNDCFQNHTLFHKAMKEAFEIFCNKTVAGSSSAELLATFCDNILKKGGNEKLSDETIEEMLERVVKLLAYISDKDLFAEFYRKKLARRLLFDRSANDDHERSILTKLKQQCGGQFTSKMEGMVTDLTLARENQTSFEKYLGDNPNAHPGIDLTVTVLTTGFWPSYKSSDLNLPAEMVRGVEIFKVFYDQKSKHRKLTWIYSLGSCHLNGKFEQKTIELIVSTYQAALLLLFNSSDRLSYSETMTQLNLTHDDLVRVLHSLSCAKYKILTKEPNTKTISQTDYFEVNHKFTDRMRRIKIPLPPVDERKKVVEDVDKDRRYAIDAAIVRIMKSRKVLGHQQLVSECVEQLSRMFKPDIKAIKKRMEDLIARDYLERDKENPNMFRYLA from the exons ATGGAACGTAGGACAATCGACTTGGATCAAGGGTGGGATTTTATGCAGAAAGGAATCACAAAGCTGAAGAGGATTCTGGAAGGGTCATTAGAGCAATTCAACTCAGAAGAATATATGATGCTCTACAC AACTATATATAATATGTGCACACAGAAGCCGCCTCATGATTATTCTCAGCAGCTTTATGACAAATACAGGGAGGCTTTTGAAGATTATATTAATTCCATT GTGCTGCCATCTTTACGAGAGAAACATGATGAGTTCATGCTGAGGGAGCTTGTGAAAAGATGGTCTAACCATAAACTTATGGTTAGGTGGCTTTCACGCTTCTTTCATTATCTGGATCGCTACTTTATTGCTCGGAGGTCGCTTCCTGCACTTAATGAAGTTGGTCTGACTTGCTTTCGTGACCTG GTCTATCAGGAAGTGAACGAGAAAGCTAAAGATGCTGTGATTGTTCTC ATTGATAAAGAACGCGAGGGTGAGCAGATTGACAGGGCATCGTTGAAGAATGTTTTAGATATATTTGTTGAGATTGGGATGGGGGCAATGGATCGTTATGAAGAAGATTTTGAAGCACACATGCTTCAAGATACTGGTGCTTACTATTCTCGGAAGGCATCAAACTGGATTTTGGAGGATTCTTGTCCAGACTACATGTTGAAG GCTGAGGAATGCTTGAAGAAGGAAAGAGATAGAGTTTCTCATTACTTGCATTCAAGCAGTGAGCCAAACTTAGTGGAG AAAGTGCAACATGAGTTGTTGGTGGTCTATGCAAACCAACTGCTTGAAAAGGAGCATTCTGGATGCCATGTGTTGCTTCAAGATGATAAG GTGGAGGATCTTTCAAGGATGTATAGGCTTTACTATAAAATACCCAAAGGCTTGGAACCTGTTGCTACTGTTTTCAAGAAG CATATTACTGCTGAAGGGACAATCTTTGTCCAGCAAGCTGAAGATGCTGCAAGTAGCCAG GCTGCAAATGGTGGTGTACAGGAGCAG GTTCTTATCAGAAAGATAATTGAGCTGCATGACAAGTATATGGCATATGTGAATGATTGTTTTCAAAATCACACCCTCTTTCACAAG GCCATGAAAGAGGCTTTTGAGATATTCTGTAATAAAACTGTTGCTGGCAGTTCAAGTGCAGAACTACTGGCAACATTTTGTGATAATATCCTCAAGAAGGGTGGAAATGAGAAACTAAGCGATGAAACCATAGAAGAAATGCTGGAAAGG GTAGTAAAATTGCTGGCATATATCAGTGATAAAGACCTTTTTGCCGAATTCTACAG AAAGAAGCTTGCTCGTCGCCTTCTTTTTGACCGGAGTGCCAACGATGATCATGAAAGGAGTATTCTTACAAAACTGAAGCAGCAGTGTGGTGGACAGTTCACTTCAAAGATGGAGGGGATG gtCACTGATTTGACACTGGCAAGGGAAAATCAGACAAGCTTTGAGAAATATCTTGGCGATAACCCAAATGCACATCCTGGGATTGATTTAACAGTTACTGTTCTTACAACTGGATTTTGGCCCAGTTACAAGTCCTCTGATCTTAACCTTCCAGCTGAGATG GTCAGAGGTGTTGAAATTTTCAAGGTATTCTATGATCAAAAAAGCAAGCACCGGAAGCTTACTTGGATATATTCACTGGGGTCTTGCCATCTCAATGGAAAGTTTGAGCAAAAAACCATCGAGTTGATTGTGTCAACTTACCAG GCTGCTCTCCTGCTGCTGTTCAACTCTTCAGATAGACTAAGTTATTCTGAGACTATGACTCAGTTAAACTTGACCCATGATGACTTGGTTAGAGTGCTTCATTCCTTGTCTTGTGCTAAGTATAAGATTCTTACCAAGGAACCAAATACAAAGACCATATCCCAAACAGACTACTTTGAAGTCAACCACAAGTTCACTGACAGAATGAGGAGAATCAAG ATTCCTCTCCCCCCAGTAGATGAAAGAAAGAAGGTTGTAGAGGACGTTGATAAAGACAGGAGATATGCTATTGATGCTGCAATTGTTCGTATAATGAAGAGTCGGAAAGTACTGGGCCATCAACAGTTAGTCTCAGAATGTGTCGAGCAGTTGAGTCGCATGTTCAAG CCTGACATAAAGGCAATTAAGAAGCGAATGGAAGATCTGATCGCTCGAGACTACTTGGAGAGGGACAAGGAGAATCCTAACATGTTTAGGTACTTGGCATAA
- the LOC110609479 gene encoding cullin-1 isoform X2 encodes MERRTIDLDQGWDFMQKGITKLKRILEGSLEQFNSEEYMMLYTTIYNMCTQKPPHDYSQQLYDKYREAFEDYINSIVLPSLREKHDEFMLRELVKRWSNHKLMVRWLSRFFHYLDRYFIARRSLPALNEVGLTCFRDLVYQEVNEKAKDAVIVLIDKEREGEQIDRASLKNVLDIFVEIGMGAMDRYEEDFEAHMLQDTGAYYSRKASNWILEDSCPDYMLKAEECLKKERDRVSHYLHSSSEPNLVEKVQHELLVVYANQLLEKEHSGCHVLLQDDKVEDLSRMYRLYYKIPKGLEPVATVFKKHITAEGTIFVQQAEDAASSQAANGGVQEQVLIRKIIELHDKYMAYVNDCFQNHTLFHKAMKEAFEIFCNKTVAGSSSAELLATFCDNILKKGGNEKLSDETIEEMLERVMHQNLHCSKIAGIYQ; translated from the exons ATGGAACGTAGGACAATCGACTTGGATCAAGGGTGGGATTTTATGCAGAAAGGAATCACAAAGCTGAAGAGGATTCTGGAAGGGTCATTAGAGCAATTCAACTCAGAAGAATATATGATGCTCTACAC AACTATATATAATATGTGCACACAGAAGCCGCCTCATGATTATTCTCAGCAGCTTTATGACAAATACAGGGAGGCTTTTGAAGATTATATTAATTCCATT GTGCTGCCATCTTTACGAGAGAAACATGATGAGTTCATGCTGAGGGAGCTTGTGAAAAGATGGTCTAACCATAAACTTATGGTTAGGTGGCTTTCACGCTTCTTTCATTATCTGGATCGCTACTTTATTGCTCGGAGGTCGCTTCCTGCACTTAATGAAGTTGGTCTGACTTGCTTTCGTGACCTG GTCTATCAGGAAGTGAACGAGAAAGCTAAAGATGCTGTGATTGTTCTC ATTGATAAAGAACGCGAGGGTGAGCAGATTGACAGGGCATCGTTGAAGAATGTTTTAGATATATTTGTTGAGATTGGGATGGGGGCAATGGATCGTTATGAAGAAGATTTTGAAGCACACATGCTTCAAGATACTGGTGCTTACTATTCTCGGAAGGCATCAAACTGGATTTTGGAGGATTCTTGTCCAGACTACATGTTGAAG GCTGAGGAATGCTTGAAGAAGGAAAGAGATAGAGTTTCTCATTACTTGCATTCAAGCAGTGAGCCAAACTTAGTGGAG AAAGTGCAACATGAGTTGTTGGTGGTCTATGCAAACCAACTGCTTGAAAAGGAGCATTCTGGATGCCATGTGTTGCTTCAAGATGATAAG GTGGAGGATCTTTCAAGGATGTATAGGCTTTACTATAAAATACCCAAAGGCTTGGAACCTGTTGCTACTGTTTTCAAGAAG CATATTACTGCTGAAGGGACAATCTTTGTCCAGCAAGCTGAAGATGCTGCAAGTAGCCAG GCTGCAAATGGTGGTGTACAGGAGCAG GTTCTTATCAGAAAGATAATTGAGCTGCATGACAAGTATATGGCATATGTGAATGATTGTTTTCAAAATCACACCCTCTTTCACAAG GCCATGAAAGAGGCTTTTGAGATATTCTGTAATAAAACTGTTGCTGGCAGTTCAAGTGCAGAACTACTGGCAACATTTTGTGATAATATCCTCAAGAAGGGTGGAAATGAGAAACTAAGCGATGAAACCATAGAAGAAATGCTGGAAAGGGTGATGCATCAAAATCTCCATT GTAGTAAAATTGCTGGCATATATCAGTGA